The genomic interval GCATGCTTTCAGCGAGTTGAACTTCTAGCGCTTTCATTTCGACATTGGTTAGGATCTTTAGGATTTATCGTTTCTTAATTACAATCTATCAGCGGTGAAAACCTAGTTACTGGTATTCATGTGCTTTGTGAAGAAATACCTAACAGTATAGACATGCCGCAATTAGAggagattgtgagtaagccCAGTAACATGGTACTTGGCACCCTTCCCCCAATCTTCCCAAGGATTAATGTAAGGATTTTACGccttttgcaatcatgtggaatagatttgCAAGAAACTGCATTTCATtctatataggattaggggcaATCTTTCACAAGAAGGATTATCTTATCTCTAGAAATTCTTTGTTGACTCCACattaagatttcatagagtgcattGTGGGATTAAAAGCGACTGAGATAAGTATTGTTTCAATCAGCCATTAGCTACCACTGTAAGAAGGTTTGTGTATACTTTAGAAAATTCTCCTGCCCAAATAGGATTATATGTTTAATAACATTTGTCCTAAACTTTGAAAACCCCTAGAGGGATGTTATGCCCGACATTGTTTCTTCTAATTCCTACACTTTTACCAGATTTTGTTTTCACTTGACTGCCACAACTATTTTCTCGTTAGGCCACCGGATAGAATTAGTAGTAGACTCTCATCTTCCCTATGGACCGATACTCCACTTTTGAGTATCACTTCTTattatatagagagagaaaacGCCAATCGCATGTTCTTAGAATGTCCGTGTCGAGTACAATAGTAATGGTAGATAGACATGTAGATGGAACGTGGGTGTTAGTCCATGGTTTCAGTTTTTGTATTTTCACTGTGGGTGCGAAGCAGATTGTCAGACCATCAGACTGAAATGATTAAAACGATTCAGATTAAAATACTTTTAGGTGCACTGCATACCGCCTAAGTACAGAATATGTCTATCATGAAACGATCATAGATTActtaccctatatatatataaatagtccCCTGCTGTATGGGAACCATAAAATGTCTCTAAAGTCCTCTTAGTGCTCCAACTACACCCATTATCTCCTAAGTAttctattctttaatttttccaCATTGTCGACTTACAAATGCCTTGTTTGTAAATGATGTTGATTCCAATATAGGAGTATGCTAGAATCTAATGACTCCAAGAAAACTTAGGGACGTTCTGTATGATGCTATTATCACTACCACATTATTGGAGTTTCAACGGCCTAGCTCCACCTCTTCCTTTATGTGCCTTTATCCTTGCGTTCCCAATCGTGAGGATCTTTTAGCGTTTTGGCTCCTCCCCATGTGGCCTTTTGTGTTTATCCCGGTTtggctattatttttctaataaaactGTGGCTTCATCCGGACAAAGAGAAAATATGTACATCCCTATATGAACAGcgaattatataatataagatcAGCTTATACCAAACATGCATGACTTGTCTCACTTTAATATAATGGTAATCGGCAAGTGTTAGAGAAGGATTAGAAAATTTCCAAAGAAATTCAATGAGCTACATCTCCCTGCATGTAGAGGGAACTGCTAGAGTTTTGACTGCTATCGGGGCCATGGATGGCCCACTACAAAACCCcaatatttctatatatatcaGGAGCATCAGTACCGCTGGCCACACCTAGAAACTCCTAGCCTAACTCCGCCCGCCTGGCCATCTCTCGCCATTCTGCTATTCTATTTGCACATGGTGATGTTCCTACCGTGAATGCCTTGTCTCGCTGTCAAGGATTTGGCCCTCGGCTATCATGTATCTGCCCTGTATGGTAAAGGATCTCATGTAGTACTAGAGAGCCACTGTGGAAGCCTTGGGTAGGTTTGTGTGGCACCTTTTGTCACTTGACGCTGTTATAATCGATAATCAGCGTTGATAAGTGCAATGGGCCCCAGAGAGTAGTCATGACTAGTATGTATCAGCCGGAACCTGTGCCTGGCCAGCTTAGTTACTATATCTCAGTCAACACTTTGTGCTACGCTCCAGAATGACAGAAGTGGTAATATTTTAGAACCGGTCATTAAATTCTTGGATTTTGTCCAGACCCTAATAAAAGGGCTTAAAAAGTTGTATTAATCCGGGCCGGGTTTAGGCGATGCTTGATCAGAAATTTAAATGGGCGACTGGTCTGGTAGTACGAAATTGGACACCGAGCTTTTTGTGACCTCTGGGAAATTTCCGAGCGAAATCATGTATGCCGATTGCTTTCTAAGCTTCCACCTTCTGCAAAGATCTCAAACTTATATGGTTTTATTATTAAGACTTGGAATTTTGTAGTGATTTGATTTCGAGTTTTGGATTGTTGGATAGCACGTAATGTGGaattcttaaaattatatataattttaatatttgagtggAATTTAAATGTAATTTGAGAGTTCGGACTAAAATCGAACATCGAGCGAACCGCTTAAAAGAGACGTCTCGGACGAGTTAGGTTTGTTGAGTACGAAAACTTCGCCAGTTCTGGACAcgaagtttattttattatagtagTAGTTACGAGACCCTAGATTTAGCTCGCGGACCCGGATTTTTGCCACAGTCTGAGCCGCAGGTTTTCTCATTACCACTTGCGTCTAACTTCTCTTATTTCTAGAGTAAAGGTCTTCTCTTGCTTCCATGGGCCGGTTCTGTGGATTATTGACGCGCCTCCCTCCGTACGACGTATACAAAAATCTTTTCTAAAATCTTTCGTCCATcctgcttttcttcttctctcgtAGCAGTAAATCGCTCAATGGGCCGATCTTGTCGAGTGTACACGGAGAAGGAGTTGTGCATGCTCTCCTCTCGATCTAAACGTGACGTTCCTTTGTGATGCGAGATTTTACATCGCTTGACTTATCTATCTGCAGCGTTTATCACTAAAACATTTTGAGATTGTAGTGTTACTCCCTTTCTATCAGTACGTTTCGGGATCTGAGATCGGGAGAGGATTGGTTTAGGGACTACGTAATCGAGCGTGACAGCTGCATACGCGAGTCGCGTGATGATATTCCTTGTGGTTTTGGCGGCTTCTATTTTCGGAGTCACGAGGGTAACAATGCTCATACGTGCTTTCATGGGTGGAGCTGGTCCTTCTTTTAGTCGTCTCTGAGGCTTTGCCTTTGGATCTAACGCGGGTTGGTGCATGATCTCCAATGTGATTCTGCCGATAATTGGGTAAATCACCATCGTGCTACCTTTTAAAGATCTACTCTGACATGATGTATTTAGCCTGTCGTCATCTCGGACTCTAAGTTCATATTGTGGATGTTCTGGGGACCTTCTAGAGTCGCTTGTCCCATTTCGTCCACGTTACTATGTTGTGTCTATGCAGGATGATTTTTCCAGACGCGTGGGTATGTCGGTATAAAAGACCATTGATCTGTGTTGATGTCCTTAAAACATCTCATTCCAGAAGGGCGTACATAGTTTTCCTCTTTCCCTAAACGTTCCCTCTAACGATAATGCTAGTAGAATCTGTATCTTCCTCATTGGGAAATTTCTTTTCGTATGCGATCCTTTCAGGattattattcatcaaaccaccaTCACACACCTCCCGTGCTAGAATGGGGTTCGTCGAGGAAAGCATCATCATCGAGATGTTGCATGCACTCTCTCTTAATGAAAAGTAGCGTAATGTCCCTAGGTATTGTTGTATTTTACGAGTGGCGATCATTCAGCTGCAGTAGCATCTTATTAATCGGGAGCGCCTCCTCTACAACGCACTTTTGAGGGAAAGGTCGTCACGCCGTCTTCTACCCGACATCTTGAGCCGGTTTCAGTCATGTCTGCAGTGTTTTCGGTTTGCCAGTTGGTTTTGTCTAGTGGATTTAAGCTCGCGTTTTGGTTGTATTGCGCACCGCGTGCGCTTCGTGTAAATTCCTTGTCGATATCTCGACTTCTATGTGGATATCGTTTGCCACCACCGGGACTAGTGCAAATGTACGTGTCTACACGCTGTCATTTTTGAAGCCTCTGACCATTTCTTGTGACTCCGGCCTCGTGATTTGGTCGACTACAGTACATGCGATATTGTCTCACCCTTATTCCTGATCTTTCAGCCATCTAGCAGCCGCGTTGCAGATGTGGCACCAGTGCCGATTAGATCGGTGATGGCCGTCACGGCACTGAGGGTTTGATAAGTATAGTCATCGTGACACATGTACCACCGCCGGTGATCTGGCCTCCCTGGCCAGTGCTCACGGATGACGTAGACTACGCCTCTGAGTCTTCCATTACGCCCTTTCCAAAAGGTATCTTGCGTTCTTTCGTACCAAACATCCTACTATCTCACCTTTTGTTTCGTATGATAATCTTACTGTCCTAGCACATTTGCTCTTTCCTCATCTCTTTGAATCAATCCCGGGGAACTCACGGACGTGACGCTCTTTCGCTCATGGCAAAGGTaatggatgaggaaatggaaGCCTGAGGATCTAAGTAGTGCAGATGGGAGCTACGTGCCTCGCCCTCTTGATGCCGATGTGTCGCCACTGGCAGCGGGTCTTCTTGTCATAGACACTTGGCGGTGAGAATGAGTTGATCGCTACAAAGCCGGTTGGTGACTCGTGGTTTTTCTCGGACTTATGATGTGATTATCTCGAGACTTTTTCACGGTTGCTCTCGTTTGATTCGCATTCCGATTCCTCTCACTGCGTTGGTGGCTATGGAATCGGTCAGCGGCACTCACAACCTCGCGATATAAAGAATGCCCTTTCTCTATGGAACTTAGTTGAGGCTCATTTGTAAAGCAACCTCCGGAGTATGTTGCTTTCGGGGAGAATCTAGTTTGCAGACTCAAGAAAGCAATCTAGTAGTCGAAGATAGAGTCCTGCTTGGTTTGAAAAGTTTAGTGTATATTACAATTACTGGATGGTTTTGTAGTGCAGTGTGGATCACTATGTGTTCTATAAGAACACTTCGTCCAGATATATTGTCACTTAGGTATATACGATGACATCTTGTTGACGGGTAGCGATCATCGGGACATTCGAGAGAACTAAAAgagcatttaatgaagcatttTCGTTACACGAGACATGGGGATGACCCGGAGATACTTCCTATGGTATTGATTTTGCATATTCGAAGGAAAGATGATGTCTTTCTAGCGGAGTATGTGTTGGACTTATTTAAGGAGATATGTTTTATTGGGTTGTAAACGAGAGGATACACCCTATTGAGATCACCCACCTATACGGAAGACATCTTCCCCATCTCTCAAAGACCCGAGTTCATCTACGGGCGTTTGATTGCAGCTCGTGTCATCAACAATTAGTCATCCAGATATATCCTTACTGGCAGTTGGACTCTTGAGTCGGGTTTATGCATGAGCCATCGAGAGTTCCGGTCGCATAGCTGCGAGGATGCTGCATATATAAAAAGGAGCTCGAGTGCAAAGGTCTTCTTCTAAGAATCGTGGTCACTCGGACATTGCAACCTATTCGACTCGGGTTATCTGCTGGCGATAGAGGAAGGCAGAAAGTCTACATCGGGTTTCGATGCGTATGTTAGTTGAAACTTGATTACTTGGCGTGAGCAGAGGCGAATGTGGTTTCGAGATCGAGTCTTAGAAGTCAGTGGCGATCAATGACACGAGGGCAGAAAGCTCGTGAGATGGTTTGGTCACGAGTCTCTTGTATTTGAGTTAGGATTCCCGAATTCACGATACTGTCACGAGATGTTGTGTGATAATTAGACCGCCATCTTCATTGCGAACaatccaacattccatgagGCGTGCCAGCGTGTGGAGGTTGATTGTCACTATGTTCGTGATATGGTATTAAAGGGAGTCATCTCTACGCCATACACCCAGTCATCCGAGCAACTGGCGGGTATCTTCACCAAGAGTTTAAGTGTTAAAGTTTTTAGTAATCTACGTAACAAGCTGAGGCATGTTCGATATATATGCTCTCAGACTGTGACGGAAAtgttagagtttagattggttaatgggcAGTATTGGATCCATACGCTAAAatctaatatttctctatatatacccttgtactcttttcttgatttatatccaaattatttttcctattctcacaTGAATCAATCgctaagaatttaaataaaaaacaaataaataaaatataacattttaaCTAATTGTCAAGAGAATGATCTATGCTTGATAGGTGTCGGTGGaattgcaataataataataataactgctgattttttttttattgtaatagattaaattttttaaaactacttttgttttccttaaattaataaaggattgttttaatttttttatttatttatcttatttttaaaaatggataaaagcACTCCATTGAATAGAAACACATAAAAGGAGTCagaaatacaaccaaaaaaatcatctaaaCATGATTAAacggaaaataaaataaaatagaacaaaGATAAACTATGAGATAATACTGATAGAAAATTAGCTAGGGAcctcaaatataaatatttatgacacatattagtaaaattgttgatttttaaattatattttgttagtagataaataaaaaaaggtaataCATTGTTCATTGTTTTAACTCTGTATCATATGCATGTCtgatgaaaaaacaaaagagatttaTTTAAGACAGTACTTAGTAGTTGGTACTATCACAAGAACTAGAAAGTTTTGAAagattaaaaagtttttaaatatatttacctAATTTATGGACATAATTAAGAgtactatattttaaaaaatatttgaaaataaaattatgacttatccatttttttacaaaaactagaaagtggtatattttaaaaaaagattaataaaattttagtttatccaattttaaaaataataataataataataaaaaataaaaaataaaataaaaataactttaaatGTAAACTATATTCCATTATggcaattatatttatttgagaaaatccatatataataataataataataataataataataataataatattaataataataataaaacataaatggCACGCACACCTTTTCTTTACAATGGTTTCtcggtatttttttatttaattttcaaattgatattataaaaaaacaataaataaaaaagttttaaaaaataaaaaaaaatagattatttgttatttttatccaTAAACCAAGTGAGATGAAGTTTAAACTCACTTGTTATAAGCAGGACATaaactattaatatatatatatatatatatatatatatatatatatatatataattttctcaatacttatttgatttgtttttgaataaaggCAGTCacgtttttttatgaatataaagcaGATCTAGCAAAGATCGAAACCCGgatatgaataatataaaattcagGGTAAGCGATATATAGACACAGACGATCTGTGGGGAGAGATTTGAGCAGATGACACCCACTACCTCACTTTGATGCATCATACATCGCTTAAATCGATCCATGTGACTACGCTCATCTTTTCACaaagatttaaattaatagttATGAGCTGAGAAAAACTTGGGCATGGGAAAATGGCGGAGCGGATTCGTTTTTGGGAATCCGACCCGTTTGCTGAGATCCGCGAGCCATTTCCATCGTTTCTCTCGCTTTCCTTCTCATTCGCCTTCGCCTTCCAACATAAGcccaatcttcttcttctatttcaaATCCTCTTTCTCTTCTAAGAAGACAACGATGGCGGAAAGAACCCCTCACAGCCACTCCTCCACCAGGCGAGGCCAATCCCATCGCGGCAACCGATCGGTGAGTGTGCTTTTCCTTGCTGTATTTCCAATGCAATCTATTGATCTGTGATTTTTGCTCTTTTGTTGATAAATTGTGTGATTTTAAACTCTCCTAGGTTTACTGTAgttattttgattataaaagtTTGAGCTTTGCTGTTTTATAGGATAAATCATTTTGAGATTGCAAGATGAATAGGATGGTTGATTTCACTAATAAagcttggtttttgttttttgattgtGGAGAATTAGGATCTGTGTCTTCGAGTTGAGAGCAAtgttaattttgatatttttgatgtTTAGTTGATAACTTGTGTGATTTTAAACTCTCCTTGGTTTACTGTAGTTCGTTTGATAATAAAAGTTTTACCTGTTTATAGGAGAATGCATTTTGATGCAAGATGAATAGGATGGTTGGTTTCACAAATAAAGCTTGGTGTTTGTTTTTTGATTGTGGAGAATTAGGATGTGTGTCTTCAAGTTGACAACAATGTGGGTGTTTTGTTAATAAATTGTGTGATTTTAAACTCTCCTAGGTTTACTATAGTTCTTTTTgattataaaagtttttaacTTTTACTGTTTTTATAGGAGAGAGCATTTTGATGCAAGATGAATAGTATGGTTGATTTTACAAATGAATCTTGGTGTTGGTTTTTTGGGTGTGGAGAATTAGGATGTGTGTCTTCAAGTTGAGAACAATGTGGAAGCTTATGTTTATCTGAAAGAAGTATTTTGATGCAAGATGAATTGGGTGGTTGATTCAGAAATTCTCCTTTTGATTTTAGTGTGTATGAGTGCCTGAAATATGGGTTTAAGAAGTAGGGTTATGTGTGCAAACTGAGAACAATGTGGAAGCTTATGTTCATGTGAAAAGGTTGGGTTGATTGGTTGTGCATAGGTTCCACATTCACAAACtctagttttatcttttgattctcatgatgtttatgatttttttttagttggattccaagagttgtgttttctatttgtttgtGCATCGTACTCATAGTCCCATGCCTATACTCTTgccaatactttttttttcattaggtAGAGGGACAAAAAATTTGGGTAAAGGTTGATCATGGAAATAAATCACCACAAACTGTGAATACACCTCAGCAGAGGCAATCTTCTCCTGGAAGGAAGGAGGGAGATGGGGAATCTCTCCGTGCATTGCGACCTTTTGATATATGCCGGAGTGGAGGTGTTGACACAGTGAGGCTAAAAGCCTCATTGCTTGAATTGAATAGAGAAAAAAGGAAGGAACTTGTGCGCTCTGCTTGTATGTCTCAGTGTCACAACTTGCGCTCTGGAATGATACTTTTGAAAAATCATCTAAGCCATGAGGATCAGGTATGCAACTTTTTATGCTCTTCTGTCAGTTGGGAATTGAGattgatataattattatgtaaaaaTTCTCATTAGCTAACCAAGTTTGTTAACATCCACAATTTCACATTGGAGTTGATGCAGTGGATATACAAGATTGAGATCATTTTGTAACTAGTATTCTTTGTGAAGAAAGTTTAACCCTTTTTCCTACAATGGTTTTTCCTAAGATTCAAATCATACTTTAGATCAGGCATGTTTACTCTTGTTTGTTGGAAATCTTCAACCTATGTTATGTATAACTTTTGCTTTAAATGTTAGGTTAAAATAATTAGAACTTGTCAAAAACTTGGTATTGGGATTGGAGGATTTTATCAGCCCAGTTATAGCGATGGTGCAAAGCTTCATCTGCAGATGATGTGTCTGGGTAAAAATTGGGATCCGGAGGCAAAATATGTTGATATACGCCCTGTAGATGGCGCAAAACCTCCTGAAATACCTGAAGTATTTCAAAAGCTGGTCAAAGGAGCAATCCAGGCATCTCATGATTTTCTATTGCATCAGAATAAACATATCAATGTTGAGGATGAACTTCCTAATATGTCTCCTGACTTATGCATCATCAACTTCTACAATGAGAATGGGAGATTGGGTCTCCATCAGGTTTGAGCTCAACttcaatatttttacatttgatcAGAACTGTATACCCATAGTTGTTTCTTACATCagcttttgaaaattttgatgctgtgttttacaattttttttgtgaccAACCTTTTTGTGTTTGTCATACTTGATGTTCTTCGTTTGTGTTCAATATTTTGTGAATGAATTAACTGTAATTTTATCTGCCTCTCACTTCAGTAAATGTGGTATTATAAAATTGTATGCCAGCACActgaatcatttgttttctaaatGATACAATGTGAATGTCTCTTGATTACATGCAGGACAGAGATGAGAGTCCACAAAGTATCGCGAAAGGTTTGCctgttgtttctttttctgtGGGTAACTCTGCTGAGTTCCTTTATGGAGTTGAAAGGGATGTCGATAAAGCCGAAAAAGTTGTGCTTGAGTCTGGTGATGTTCTGATATTCGGTGGTAAATCAAGAATGATATTTCATGGAGTTTCTACAATCCAAGCTAATACAACACCAAAACTACTGATTGAGGAAACCAATCTCCGTCCTGGACGACTGAATCTGACTTTCAGGCAATACTAGATCATCTCTTGTAAGTTTTCCTTGTATATGCAAACCTTCAACTAGACTAATCTCTAATCAAAGTTTCTTCTGTGAATGCATTGTGCTGCTCTCATGTTATGAAATAACATAGATTGATTGACATATTGattctaaataattaaattatttttgtgtggCTTATCTCACACCACTTAAAACACTACAAGATGTCACCATAAGAGGTGCACATCATGATCAACAACTTTTCcaattatttaatgaatcaaatGTTGAACTTGCAGCAGAAGATGTTAACAATCTGTGCTGGCATGCTTGTTTAATGTCTTCAGAGTCATCAAGATAAGTTTTCACACACATACCAAACGAATAATcaacttaaaataaaatcatttcatTGTGCTGTCACACTCTTGTTTCTCTGTGTTTTTAGCTTCATGCTCTCTTATGTGGCAGCTTGAAGGAGTCTTTTTGTGGCTTCTGATGTGTAGAGGGCCCCATGCTAACTAAGCATTGTTACATATTGAAAAGAATCACTTGTTAGAAGACATGTAGACTCCCACATTGGGCACATccatttcacaaattttttattttgttttttttagaagtCACAGACTCTAAATTAGTTCAAAACTAGTCCAAAACTAGTCCAGAAAAATATTGAGAACTCTATAAAACAGAGTACAAAACTAGTTTAGACAAAATATTGAGAATTCTATAAAATGGAGTACATAAATATTCGAACTCAAAACTGCAACTATAATCTTTTATCACTGggatcaaattttttttggtatttatttaattattttgaagataTTAAACATTATGCGTTCTTTCATGTGTCCAAGTTCATTGAATCCATCACTTGTTAGTTATTTCACTTTATTGCTAATATATTTTCACATAAGTTAAGGTACCTAAATTAGTGACTCAGTAGATGGTGATATGCAACAAAGAGATAAAGAGATAACCCTCAGagtaaactttttctttttagtctGAACTCAAATGTTTGTATCCGGTTGTTGGTGTTGTAATATAAATTGTATCGACTGTTTAGgagttatttgttaatataaattAGGTTGTTTATTTAGTTATATTCATTTTTCCTTGTGATCCTTAAATTAGTGCTTGGTTATAAGAGacaaatggaaaagaaaactaCCTCTCAGTGAATTCCTACTATATATGGGGATCAATCTACCGTTTAACCCTCTTTATTTGGATTGTGAGCCGGTCCATCCTTGACTTGTTTTCCTGATACCATTAGTATTTATGAAGACTCATGTTTTAACCtggttttttttaacaatatggACAAATCACCCCActcactcatttttttttattattaaatttcaataaCACATTAGGAGAGAGTTGAATCCCGATTTTTACATAGAAGCTAAATGCCTTGTTGCTGGACAATTGGggcattgatttttgttttctttcaattatattattaggGTGGATTGTGTGATAATCTCTTATACGTAACAAGTATAAcggttatttttatttcaataaaattgtggtttatttatattcatttttgaaaaaaacttctCATTATAAAAGACCCTTCAATGGATATTTATCTATCCGGTAAATTAGTGATGCATTCTTATATTtacacttttatttttaaactcttaaaatttttcactaatttatttagacttagaaaaaaactgaatatattttttttaatacaaatattaaaaaaatgaattaatatgtGCATATTATATTTGTGATTACACATCATAATCCCACAATCTAATAAACTAAACTGCAAGAGCGAATCATACACATATTGTCATACATTGTTTATAGGATAATTATTAGAAAAGTTTCATCAAGTCCATGTTCAATGAATCTATGTTTCTTATTTAACATTAACAACACTCAACACTCAAATCTCTTTGTAAAATGAACCTTTTATTTCTAAGGAAACAACTCTTGTTTCTTTATTGTTTCTCTCTCTCAATATATGCACATTTTAATTATAACAGAGAATGATAAATAGAAAGGTTGTTTTCTATCTTTATCACTTGGAAGTGACattaaccctttttttttaaataaaataaaataaaataaaataaaattttaaactgaAAGAAAAGAGATTTCACAACAAATGTTAATTGGCTAATGCTAATCAAGTTGCTTTTGTTTAatgaattcattattttataatttccttTAATTCTTAGAACCCTTGTTTTCCCTCAAGTTTTCCTTAGAACTTAGGCTtttattctcctttttttttatatatatttataaattatgggGTGCAACCGTGCAAGAAGAGAATgagagttttaattaattaatacttataCTGAAATTTCATCATACAATTAATTAGATAGTAATATTCCCAAATAATTAactgttaatttaaaattaattttaaaagagtttaatataaattttttttttggacaaatatgaCAAGCGGAATAATAAGGATATACACATAGCAAGCTGTTCTCCTACATGGGTCTTCTATAAAACTCTAAATATGGGGCCCTCACCATCCATGCATAGTATACTTTTGCTCATGATTCTTATTCCCACTCAGCCCAGGCTAACGGAGGCTTACTTATTCAGGGGAGAGAgtgaaattctatttttcttatagtaagtGGTCTATCTGTCCACGATAGCTCCCTCAGTCACGCGATAATCGAGACAGAGAGAATGGATTTGATTCACCTTTGTAAACAAAAAGGACTTATTGTTCGAGTAGGAAGATTTTGGTTTTTCTCTTTCCTTCTCTTTGGTaataagaaatatttaaaatgaaaaaaatttaattttttctaaactaaataaaaataggtTCTTTATGCAAACTGAGACTCTAAACACAGGGCTCTAACCATCCCCGCATAGTATATTTTTCCCCATCATGAGTTGCGTGGGACTTAccccataattttttaatgttttgatacaaataaaaacaattttaaataataatttaaatatatatatctataattttttttaaaaaaattgaataattaggGGTATTATCGTCATTTTAGCATCCCATCCCTTCTATATAAGTAACCTCTTCTCTTCCTCTCTGCGTTCCTCATGGTTGTTGatatataaaaaggaaaaca from Dioscorea cayenensis subsp. rotundata cultivar TDr96_F1 chromosome 7, TDr96_F1_v2_PseudoChromosome.rev07_lg8_w22 25.fasta, whole genome shotgun sequence carries:
- the LOC120264530 gene encoding uncharacterized protein LOC120264530 isoform X2 produces the protein MGKWRSGFVFGNPTRLLRSASHFHRFSRFPSHSPSPSNISPIFFFYFKSSFSSKKTTMAERTPHSHSSTRRGQSHRGNRSRQSSPGRKEGDGESLRALRPFDICRSGGVDTVRLKASLLELNREKRKELVRSACMSQCHNLRSGMILLKNHLSHEDQVKIIRTCQKLGIGIGGFYQPSYSDGAKLHLQMMCLGKNWDPEAKYVDIRPVDGAKPPEIPEVFQKLVKGAIQASHDFLLHQNKHINVEDELPNMSPDLCIINFYNENGRLGLHQDRDESPQSIAKGLPVVSFSVGNSAEFLYGVERDVDKAEKVVLESGDVLIFGGKSRMIFHGVSTIQANTTPKLLIEETNLRPGRLNLTFRQY
- the LOC120264530 gene encoding uncharacterized protein LOC120264530 isoform X1 — protein: MGKWRSGFVFGNPTRLLRSASHFHRFSRFPSHSPSPSNISPIFFFYFKSSFSSKKTTMAERTPHSHSSTRRGQSHRGNRSVEGQKIWVKVDHGNKSPQTVNTPQQRQSSPGRKEGDGESLRALRPFDICRSGGVDTVRLKASLLELNREKRKELVRSACMSQCHNLRSGMILLKNHLSHEDQVKIIRTCQKLGIGIGGFYQPSYSDGAKLHLQMMCLGKNWDPEAKYVDIRPVDGAKPPEIPEVFQKLVKGAIQASHDFLLHQNKHINVEDELPNMSPDLCIINFYNENGRLGLHQDRDESPQSIAKGLPVVSFSVGNSAEFLYGVERDVDKAEKVVLESGDVLIFGGKSRMIFHGVSTIQANTTPKLLIEETNLRPGRLNLTFRQY